GACTTTCTGTCCCtacagatttgccttttctggacatttggTATAAATGGCATCAAATAGTATATGGTCTctcgtgtctggcttctttcacttagcataatatttttgaggttcatccatgttgtcacatgtatcagtaattcattcctttttattgccaaatggtACTCCCTTATGTGGATGTatcacattttgtgtctccatgcACCAGTTGGTGGACGTttaaggttgtttccactttggggctattatgaataatgttgctaatAGCATACATGTGTCACTGTTTACTTTTTAACTTCAATAATTCTTTCCTCTCAAATTGGGGTTAAATTTTCCATCAGATGTGGCCTCTGTCCCTACTCTTGTTCTCCAGATCTGACAGTAGAGTTCCCCCAGACAGCAGCCAAAGTTGctattaattttctaataaaTAGCCTGAGAGGATTAAATAGTCCAGAGAAGGAAAAGCCCATTAATCTAATGATAGTCTTTTATTCTGTGATGGCTTATAAGAAACTGCTAGCCAAATGCCCTCCATcttcacagaaaataaatgagaggaATTGGATTTAAACCTCAGCAAGAAACACTTCAGATGGGCATAAGGAGCCACATTTTATATGGCAATGGATGCTACCAAGTTAATTTGCAATATCTTAAAAACAAAGCCCATGTAATTTGCTCTGAGAGAGGTTTATATCAATGGATTTAAATCCATCTGAGGCCAGATGGCCCCTGGCGATCCTCTAAAAGGAAGACAGTCCTTCTGTGGTGCGTCTTCTGTGTAGTTGAGGAAGACAGTGGCCTTTGGTGTTCGCAGAGTCCATTTTATTGTGCCCATGATAACAGTTATTGGAGTCGTTGTGCCATAAAACCAGTCATTGGCGATGTTTACACAAAGCACTAGGTGTGGCAGAAGGAGACATTGCTCTCATGTCCTGAACAGAGCAGTGTCCCCTAGCTACTATTCTCTTCCTAATAATAGCTAGAATAATCATTATTCAATTCTAGAATTGTGCAGTTTACAAAGGAAGCTCACCCCTAATCTCCTTTTGACTTCATATTCAAGCCTTAGTGGTTCCCACAGTAACCTGTGAGATAGACTCTGCCACGTGGCAGTCAAAGCCCATTCCAATCCAATTCTATCCTATTCATCTGCCTTTATCTCCCATCCTTCCCAGCAATAGACTCTCATCACGTTGGCCTATTCGCCATCTGTTGAATACCAcacatccttctcttcctctgtctttttaCTATACTGTCCCTTCATGTCCCTTGTTTTCTGGGAGAACTCTGACTCAGCCTATAGTCAGGCCTGCACGTTATCTCTTCTGTAGGTAAATGTTCTCCTTTCCTTTGCCTCAGCAGAATTCGTCGCTCCCCTTTTGGACTCCCACAGTAGTTTGATAATACAGTACGATGTGTTAGCTATATGATCTTTAATAAATAGCTTAACTTCTCtggcttttctttccttatttcgaATACCTTTGTGTCTTTCAGAGGAATTCTATGAAACCTAAATTCCAAAGAGTATTATATACAAATGTAATAGTTTAGTATTAATAGTAGAAATGTGAACACTGAGTTCTGATTATCATTACAACTAGTTTTCTGTGGGTCTACTTGATGCTTGAGCACAATAATCCTGATATAGTCATCTTTGTATCCTAAACACTCAGTCCAAGTCATGATATATAATAAATGAGATTGAATCATTATAAAGTAGGCAGGGGAGATACTATTGTCATCATTTTGTAGATTTGAAATTGAGGCCCaaattactaagtgaaataatgaCTTAGTTATTACGTCCTGGCCACGTTTCCAAGTTCATCAATAGAACTTCCAAAGACCTCTGAAGGACTTGTACCCTGACTCTACCTAGTATCAAAGGTAGGGTTTCTCAACGTATTGTCTGGGACTATCTGTCATAGACTGACTTCTGAAGatacttattaaaaatataaaatcaaatctCACAAAAGTAAttttgaacaacaacaacaacaacggaaAACCCATACACATATCAGAAGTGAGAGAACAGTACTACCAATTTTATAGAAATAAGTATTATAAGAGTGTACTATGagaaactgtatgccaacaaattggataacctagatgaaatggacaaattcctagaaatgcacagcctaccaagattgaatcatgaagaaatagataatctgaacagacctataactagtaaggagattgaatcagtaaaaaaaaaaaaaaaacctcctaggAATTCCTAAATTCCTAAAGAAAAAATTCCTAAAGTAAAGCCTAGGATCAGATGGCTCACTAGTGAAATCTACCAAagacttaaagaagaattaatgccaacccTTCTCAAACGTGTCCTAAAAACTGAAGAAGAGGGaagacttcctaactcattctgtgaggccagccttatcctgataccaaagtcagaaaaAGATactacatgaaaagaaaactacacagcAATATCGcatatgaatattgatgcaaaaatcctgaacagaatactagcaaacagaattcaacagcacattaagaGGATTTTACATcatgactaagtgggatttattcctgaaatgcaaggatggctcaatgtttgaaaatcaatcaatgtaatacactacattaacagaataaatcgGAAAATACATACGATCATCTCAAttggtgcagaaaaagcatttgacaaaattcaacaccttttcagataaaaatgctcaacaaactaggaatagaaggaaagtacctagtacctcaacataataaaagccatatatgaaaagcctacaggcaacatcatactcaatggtaaaagactgaaagcctttcctctaagattaggaacatgagaaggatgtctgctttcactacttctgttcaacatagtgctggaagttctagccagaggagttaggcaagaaaagaaataaaaggaatgcaggttagaaaggaaaaagtaaaattatctctgcttACAGGTGACATGAcattatatgcaaaaaaaaaaaaaaaagaacctgtgGATTTTAcacgcacacacccacacacccctgttagaactaataagctaattcagtaaagttgcaggatacaaatcaacacacaaaacttagttgtatttctatacactaacaataaacaatctgaaaggaaattaagaaaattctatttacaatagcattaaaaagaataaaaaatacttaggaataaacttaatcaaggaGGTagaagacttgtacactgaaaactaagtattgctgaaagaaattaaagaagacacaaataaatggaacgatatcccatgttcatgggttggaagacttaatgttgttaagatgtcggtattacccaaagtgatctacagattcaacgcaatccctatcaaaatcccaacagtattctttttacagaaataggaaaatctatcttaaaatccatatggaatctcaagggaccctgaatagctaaaaccATCttgcaaaagaacaaagttggaagtgtAACACTTTCtggtttcaaaacttactacaaagctacaataatccaaacagtgtggtactagcataaagacagacacaaaaaCCAGtgcaatagaatagagagcccagaaataaaccctcgtgTGGGTGTGcattcaaatgattttcaacaagggtccCAAGACCGTTCAATAGGGAAAGAtgggtcttttcaacaaattatgCTGggaaactggataaccacatgcaaaagaatgaaatggacCCTTACTTTATGCCATatataaaaactaactcaaaatggatcaaagacctaaatataagagctaaaattattattaaaaagagcTACAATTGCTGTGTTTTGTCTTAGACAAAAACATAGGGGGAAATCTTTGTGACATCGGATTTCTCATTgatttggatatgacaccaaaagcacaattaataaaagaaaaattagatagaTTAgattacatcaaaattaaaaacttttgtgcatcaaaagacgctatcaaggggccggcccggtggcgcaggcggttaagtgcgcgcgctccgctgcggcggcccggggttcgctggttcggatcccgggcgcgcaccgacgcactgcttggtaagccatgctgtggcggcgtcccatataaaagtggaggaagatgggcaccgatgttagcccagggccgtcttcctcagcaaaaaaaggaggaggattggcggatgttagctcagggctgatctcctcacaaaaaaaaaaaaaaaaaaaaaaaaaaaaaaaaaaaaaagacgctaTCAATAAAGTGGAAGGGCAACccatggaatggaagaaaagatttgcaaatcatatacctgataaggttAATACCCAGAGTATAAAAAGAACTACAActcgacaacaacaaaaaacaaacaaccgaattaaaaatgggtaaaggacttgaacagacatttctccaaagaagacatacaaatgaccaacaggtatatgaaaagatgttcaacatcactaattgttatagaaatgcaaatcaaaaccacaataagatatcacttcacatccattaggatggctactataaaaaaataCCCAGAACCcagaagataacaagtgttggctaggctgtggagaaattggaacccttgtgcactgttggtaggaacgTAAAATAGTATAGCcaatgtggaaaacagtatggtggttcattaaaaacagaattaccatgtgatccagcaattccacttctgggtatatgtccaaaacaactgaaagcagggacttaaaGAACtacttgtacacccatgttcatagcagcattattcacaaaagccaaaagatggaagcaacccaagggtccaccagtgggtgaatggataaacaacatgtgttatatacatacaatgaaatattatttagctttaaaaaggaaattctgacatatgctacaacatggatgaaccttgaagacattatgctaagtgaaataagccagttagaAAGAGACAAAtagtgtgtgattccacttacatgagatacGTAGAGCAGTCAAATTCGTACAGACATAATGTAGAATAGTGGTCGCCAAGGCATAGTGGGAAGAGGGAatgagagttattgtttaatgggcacagagtttcagctttgcaagatgaaaaaatttctggagatggatggtggtgatggttgtacaacactgtgaatgtacttaatgccactgaactgtacacttaaagatggttaagacggtaaattttatgttgtattttaccacaattaaaaaaattaactaaaagtttaaaaaaacagacacaaaaaagtatatactgtataattccatttatttaaggtACAAAAATGGATCTATGGTGTTAGatgtcaggatagtggttacccttgggagaggaaaggggcaggaggaagcttctggggtgctggtgaggttttatttcttgcTCTGGGTTTTATGACATGGGTGTGTACAGGTTGTGAAATTCTTTGAGCTACACATTTATGATTTGTACGGTTTTCCATATGTATGTTACACTTCAAAAAAGATTCCAAAAATGCAGATCATGATCCCCACAGCAGActacagaatcagaatctctgaggatgGGACCTGGGGACCCCGCATTTTAAAAATCCCCCTTCCGAGTTTTTCTGAAGAACATTGGATTTGGGGAATCTTTGCTAAAGGGAGGGGATTACGTAAATATCCTTCCAATGCCCAAGAACTCTTCAATTCTAACCTAACAATAAATATTCCTTAGAAGAGAAATTCTTGATATACTTGAGTCCTTTACCTTCTCCTAGGAGGAAAATGCATGTCATCTTTCAGGAGCTGAGAAAGAACTAAGAAATCAATGATATATAGAAATGTATAGTTAATTTGTCATACTTACTATAACTTCTGAATATTTCATTGAGGCCCTCTAAAAAATGACAGGTGCTAGGACCTGATGGAATTCAGGCAACTTCAGTAGGAGGTGAGGCATCACACCATGGGGTGTGGTGCAGTGTAAACAGGTACAGAAAAGCCACTTCTTCCACAGATAAGCTACTTAGACTCAATTTCAGCGCTCTTCGTACCATCTCCAAGATTTCAGCAGCTTTTACACGTGCTTGTTAAACCAACAGCATGTTTCTTGCAAAGGCTTTATTGGAAGGAGCAAATGCAGGTCTTGGAGAAGCTCTTGGAGGCCTTCTTGCAGGAGGCGgtcagaaaagaggaggaggaaatgttGGAGGGATAGTTGGAGGAATTGTGAATTTTATCAGTGAGGCTGCGGCAGCTCAGTATACCCCGGAACCGCCACCCACTCAGCAGCATTTCACCACCGTGGAGGCCAATGAAAGTGAGGAAGTTAGGCGGTTTCGGCAACAATTTGCACAGCTGGCTGGACCGGACATGGAGGTGGGTGCCACCGacctaatgaatattctcaacaAAGTCCTTGCCAAGCACAAGGATCTGAAGACTGACGGCTTTAGTCTTGACACCTGCCGGAGCATTGTATCTGTTATGGACAGTGACACGACTGGGAAGCTGGGCTTTGAAGAATTTAAGtacctctggaacaacatcaagaAATGGCAGTGTGTTTATAAGCAGCATGACTGGGACCATTCCGGGTTCCTGGGAAGTTCCCAGCTGCAGCgggctctgcaggcagcaggtTTCCAGCTAAATGAGCAACTCTACCAAATGATCATCCGCCGATATGCCGATGAGGATGGAAGTATGGATTTTAACAACTTCATCAGCTGTCTGGTCCGCCTAGATGCCATGTTCCGTGCCTTCAAATCTCTGGATAGAAATGCCAGTGGCCTAATTGAAGTGTCTATCCAGGAATGGCTGGAGCTGACCATGTATTCCTGAAGTGGGCGGACgtcaggcccctccctggaggaCAGGACTGCTGAGAGCCTAGCCACACTGTCTGCATGATTGCTGGTACCCCGTCCAACAGCTGTCATCTCCTAGTGAGCTCTTTCGCAACCCTACATATTTCTGAACTTGCGCTGCCCTTTACTGCTTATTAAAACAGatttttcatgaaaaatattctGCGTGGTTTGTATATTAGCTTTTTAAGATACTGGATTTATATGGACTTATATGTGTGATGGGGGATGCAGGGCGGAGCTCTCATGGAGTAGATTTTAATAGGTCATTGCTTATTTGGTGAAGGAATTCCAAGGAGCAggagatttgttgttgttgttaagaatGAGATTATGAAAAAATTCAGGAATAAATCAACAAAGCACTcaggaaatatatttttcccttaaaaaaagtgaggaggagggaagtttaaaatctgtttttctcttaatttcacaTCTGGCCTTTCcgttatgtaaaaaaataaaaaatgctttcCTGGAAATGTATTTAACTGTATAGAAAGAGGTTCAGAAATGTGAAATTAAGCAATTTCTTCTAagggtagtatttttttttttttaatggtggagCAACTATCTAAAATTCTCAGATTCTTTAGTCCTGTTTCTCTAGTGAAATAAGTATGtagcaattttgttttgttttgatacaTTCATGAAAAAGGTCAGGGCATTAGGGAATGAAAGGGTGTACCCCTAGTCCCGaatgtctct
Above is a window of Diceros bicornis minor isolate mBicDic1 chromosome 32, mDicBic1.mat.cur, whole genome shotgun sequence DNA encoding:
- the CAPNS2 gene encoding calpain small subunit 2 is translated as MFLAKALLEGANAGLGEALGGLLAGGGQKRGGGNVGGIVGGIVNFISEAAAAQYTPEPPPTQQHFTTVEANESEEVRRFRQQFAQLAGPDMEVGATDLMNILNKVLAKHKDLKTDGFSLDTCRSIVSVMDSDTTGKLGFEEFKYLWNNIKKWQCVYKQHDWDHSGFLGSSQLQRALQAAGFQLNEQLYQMIIRRYADEDGSMDFNNFISCLVRLDAMFRAFKSLDRNASGLIEVSIQEWLELTMYS